In Plasmodium chabaudi chabaudi strain AS genome assembly, chromosome: 10, a single genomic region encodes these proteins:
- a CDS encoding COBW domain-containing protein 1, putative has translation MIGITIITGFLGAGKTTLLKNLLNESLKKKLKIAIIHNEFTENNNNIDKIVFKDINDIYNFPKSFENKNKTESNIDDKVESLKIVDQIESKDGFIYELNNGCLCCSNKSNFVKLIEMILEKKTTYDFIFVEVAGVYDNVEINNLLWIDKLNKSKIYLDSIIHIIDSYNFMRYTNSNIEYYDHLKASSIQAGQDDETDQAPNVAPQTNDNQTFTSNNLEPVKNNDVDNSDCKQLTVCDVIIINKIDKINDKEKEDIKKFVENINPLSVIHMTSYSNIPIELITNLKCYEQNNFKGALVNISNNNSNKNIKHKNGVYHYNNFVNFSIQFQHDISYITYLSKDLNELKQKFINTKNSDILKNIISIKKKNIFSYKKINHLLASLLWNTEMHIYRGKGIFIAFNDDIYTNKNKLQLNIYYYQSVGELYEINTVMTDVHSFFHNYFDNSQKGTNTSNSSNGDSPFDAITNEENGINSKNDLCISENSVDVEDYLSCDSSDTNNSEYNISNILNDSNTFESNFLFIGKDINVESLKIQLTECLIST, from the coding sequence ATGATCGGAATAACGATCATCACGGGATTTTTAGGGGCAGGCAAAACTACTCTCCTTAAAAATTTGCTTAATGaaagtttaaaaaagaaattaaaaattgcaATAATACACAATGAATTtacagaaaataataataacattgATAAGATCGTTTTCaaagatataaatgatatttataattttccaaaatcatttgaaaataaaaacaaaacagAATCTAATATAGATGATAAAGTTGaaagtttaaaaattgtagaCCAGATTGAAAGTAAAGATGGATTTATATACGAACTAAATAATGGCTGTTTATGTTGttcaaataaaagtaattttgtaaaattaatagaaatgattttagaaaaaaaaactacatatgattttatttttgttgaaGTCGCGGGGGTTTATGACAAtgtagaaataaataacttATTATGGAtagataaattaaataagtcgaaaatatatttggaTAGCATAATTCACATAATTGATTCATACAATTTCATGAGATATACTAACAGCAACATAGAATATTATGACCATTTGAAAGCAAGTTCAATACAAGCAGGTCAAGATGATGAAACAGATCAAGCCCCCAATGTGGCGCCACAAACAAATGACAATCAAACATTCACTAGCAATAATTTAGAACcagttaaaaataatgatgtaGACAATTCCGATTGTAAACAACTAACAGTGTGTGatgttattataataaataaaattgacaaaataaatgataaagaaaaagaagatattaaaaagtttgTCGAAAATATTAATCCATTAAGTGTAATACATATGACAAGCTATTCAAATATCCCAATTGAATTAATAActaatttaaaatgttatgaacaaaataattttaaaggtgctttagtaaatatttctaataataattcaaataaaaatattaaacataaaaatggtGTATACCACTATaacaattttgtaaatttctCAATCCAGTTTCAACATGATATATCTTATATAACTTATTTAAGCAAAgatttaaatgaattaaaacaaaagtttataaatacaaaaaattcggatattttaaaaaatattatttctataaaaaaaaagaatattttttcctacaaaaaaataaatcatttgTTAGCCTCCCTTTTATGGAATACAGAAATGCACATCTATAGAGGGAAAGGAATATTCATTGCATTTAACgatgatatatatacaaataaaaataaacttcAATTGAACATTTACTATTATCAAAGTGTTGGagaattatatgaaatcAACACAGTCATGACAGATGtccattctttttttcacaactattttgataattcaCAAAAAGGAACCAACACTTCTAACTCCTCAAATGGCGACTCACCATTCGATGCGATAactaatgaagaaaatggaATTAATAGTAAAAACGATTTATGCATTTCAGAAAATTCAGTAGATGTTGAAGATTATCTGTCTTGTGACTCCTCTGATACGAACAATTCCGAATATAACATATCTAACATTTTGAACGATTCAAATACTTTTgaatcaaattttttatttataggtaaagatataaatgtagaaagtttaaaaattcaattAACCGAATGTCTTATTAGTACTTAA
- a CDS encoding ribonucleoside-diphosphate reductase small chain, putative, with translation MAEVVNISKSTSFSKQEKEFSDLQKNKECNEKILNKESSRFTLHPIMYPEVWNFYKKAEASFWTAEEIDLSSDLKDFEKLNVNEKHFIKHVLAFFAASDGIVLENLASKFLREVQIIEAKKFYAFQIAVENIHSETYSLLIDNYIRDEKERLNLFHAIENIPAIKNKALWAAKWINDTNSFAERIVANACVEGILFSGSFCAIFWFKKQNKLHGLTFSNELISRDEGLHTDFNCLIYSLLENKLPEEVVQNIVKEAVEVERSFICESLPCDLIGMNSRLMSQYIEFVADRLLECLGCSKVFHSKNPFSWMDLISLQGKTNFFEKRVADYQKSGVMAQRKEQVFSLNTDF, from the coding sequence ATGGCAGAAGTGGTGAATATATCAAAGAGTACTTCCTTTTCGAAGCaagaaaaagaatttagtgatttgcaaaaaaataaagaatgtaatgaaaaaatattaaataaagaatcaAGTAGATTTACATTACATCCTATTATGTATCCTGAAGTAtggaatttttataaaaaagctGAGGCCTCATTTTGGACTGCTGAAGAAATAGATTTATCAAGTGATTTGAAAGactttgaaaaattaaatgtaaatgaaaaacattttataaaacatgTGCTAGCATTTTTTGCAGCTAGTGATGGAATAGTATTAGAAAATTTAGCTAGTAAATTTTTAAGAGAAGTACAAATAATTGAAGCCAAAAAGTTTTATGCTTTTCAAATAGCTGTTGAAAATATACACTCTGAAACCTATAGTTTATTAattgataattatattaggGATGAGAAAGAGagattaaatttatttcatgctattgaaaatataccagcaataaaaaataaagcattATGGGCAGCTAAATGGATAAATGATACGAACTCTTTTGCTGAAAGAATTGTAGCTAATGCATGTGTCGAAGGAATATTATTTAGTGGAAGTTTTTGTGCAATATTTTggtttaaaaaacaaaataaattacatGGTTTAACATTTAGTAATGAATTGATTAGTAGAGATGAAGGATTACACACAGATTTTAATTGTTTAATTTATAGCTTgttggaaaataaattaccAGAAGAGGTTGTTCAAAATATAGTTAAAGAAGCAGTTGAAGTAGAAAGATCATTTATTTGTGAATCTTTACCTTGTGATTTAATTGGAATGAATTCAAGACTTATGTCTCAATACATTGAATTTGTTGCTGATCGATTATTAGAATGTTTAGGTTGCTCCAAAGTTTTCCATTCAAAAAATCCATTTAGTTGGATGGACTTAATATCTTTACAaggaaaaacaaatttcTTTGAAAAGAGAGTTGCAGATTATCAAAAATCAGGTGTTATGGCTCAAAGAAAAGAACAagtattttctttaaacactgatttttaa